A region from the Nocardioides exalbidus genome encodes:
- a CDS encoding L-erythro-3,5-diaminohexanoate dehydrogenase: MTSPTDIRTGDPTGLHRVLDDSAVLPQAAQSLDTRRELWPDEVRVRVERLNLDAASFRQLERAHTKYGETSGEGVRTEVLDIVATRGKMQNPVTGSGGMLVGTVDEVGPDSPLGLSVGDRVATLVSLTLTPLVIEDGLAQWDGRSEQVPCDGYAILFGRSIAAVIPDDLDPALSLSVMDVCGAPALTARVVEEYAARAQQDGASAPTVAVIGGAGKSGSLSLAAARQAGAARTIGVVPHQGEHDLLVDAGIADAVTISDARDPIALRDAVTAAGGPADITVVCVDVPGCEGGAILATAEGGTVIFFSMATSFSAAALGAEGLAADVRMLVGNGYVPGHAAYAMEVLRADPGVRALFERRL; encoded by the coding sequence TTGACTAGCCCGACGGACATCCGCACCGGCGATCCGACCGGCCTGCACCGCGTCCTGGACGACAGCGCCGTCCTGCCGCAGGCGGCCCAGAGCCTCGACACGCGCCGGGAGCTGTGGCCCGACGAGGTGCGCGTCCGCGTCGAGCGGCTCAACCTCGACGCCGCGTCGTTCCGCCAGCTCGAGCGCGCGCACACCAAGTACGGCGAGACGAGCGGCGAAGGCGTGCGCACCGAGGTCCTCGACATCGTCGCCACCCGCGGCAAGATGCAGAACCCCGTCACCGGCTCCGGCGGCATGCTGGTCGGGACCGTCGACGAGGTCGGCCCGGACTCGCCCCTCGGGCTCTCCGTCGGCGACCGCGTCGCCACGCTCGTCAGCCTGACCCTCACCCCGCTCGTGATCGAGGACGGGCTCGCACAGTGGGACGGCCGCAGCGAGCAGGTCCCCTGCGACGGCTACGCCATCCTCTTCGGCCGCTCGATCGCCGCCGTCATCCCCGACGACCTCGACCCGGCCCTCTCGCTGAGCGTGATGGACGTCTGCGGCGCACCCGCGCTGACCGCGCGCGTCGTCGAGGAGTACGCCGCCCGCGCCCAGCAGGACGGCGCCAGCGCCCCGACCGTCGCGGTCATCGGCGGAGCGGGCAAGTCCGGCTCCCTGAGCCTGGCCGCCGCCCGACAGGCCGGGGCGGCGCGGACGATCGGCGTCGTACCCCACCAGGGCGAGCACGACCTGCTCGTCGACGCGGGCATCGCCGACGCGGTCACCATCTCCGACGCCCGCGACCCGATCGCCCTGCGCGACGCGGTCACCGCCGCCGGCGGGCCCGCCGACATCACCGTCGTGTGCGTCGACGTCCCCGGGTGCGAGGGCGGCGCGATCCTGGCCACGGCCGAGGGCGGCACCGTCATCTTCTTCTCGATGGCCACCAGCTTCAGCGCCGCGGCGCTCGGCGCCGAGGGCCTCGCCGCCGACGTCCGGATGCTTGTCGGCAACGGCTACGTCCCTGGCCACGCGGCCTACGCCATGGAGGTCCTCCGCGCCGACCCCGGCGTCCGCGCCCTGTTCGAGCGGAGGCTCTGA
- a CDS encoding KamA family radical SAM protein — MSIETASPVDQALLSGQPYPYQRVELVEPDWTRFPGWADVSASDWASVQWQRAHCIKNVKQLRELMGDLLDERFYADLERDQAERATMSMLVPPQMMNTMVPTVSPAGAGSLTEAFYADPVRHYMIPVFSDRRTDWPSHPHAARDSLHEHDMWATEGLTHRYPTKVLAELLPTCPQYCGHCTRMDLVGNSTPVIDKLKFAGKPNDRLGDMIDYLKRTPSVRDVVVSGGDVANMPWPRLEAFLMSVLEVDNIRDIRLATKALIGLPQHWLQPDVVEGVSRVAAVARSRGVSLAMHTHANHANSVTPVVAEATRAMLDAGLRDVRNQGVLLAGVNAEPHALLDLCFRLLDGAQIMPYYFYMCDMIPFSEHWRVSLADAQRLQHHIMGYLPGFATPRIVCDVPFVGKRWVHQNADYDTEHGISFWTKNYRTSIEADDTEALSRYYEYYDPIHTLPTSGQQWWEQHGRLDEASLKAAEMAEASRRTAALQAW; from the coding sequence ATGAGCATCGAGACCGCCAGCCCCGTCGACCAGGCCCTCCTCTCCGGCCAGCCCTACCCCTACCAGCGGGTCGAGCTCGTCGAGCCCGACTGGACGCGGTTCCCGGGCTGGGCGGACGTCTCCGCGAGCGACTGGGCCTCCGTGCAGTGGCAGCGTGCCCACTGCATCAAGAACGTGAAGCAGCTGCGCGAGCTGATGGGCGACCTGCTCGACGAGCGGTTCTACGCCGACCTCGAGCGCGACCAGGCCGAGCGCGCCACCATGTCGATGCTGGTGCCGCCGCAGATGATGAACACGATGGTGCCGACCGTGTCCCCGGCGGGCGCAGGCTCGCTCACCGAGGCGTTCTACGCCGACCCGGTGCGCCACTACATGATCCCGGTGTTCAGCGACCGCCGCACCGACTGGCCCTCGCACCCGCACGCGGCGCGCGACTCCCTCCACGAGCACGACATGTGGGCGACCGAGGGGCTCACCCACCGCTACCCCACGAAGGTGCTGGCCGAGCTCCTGCCGACCTGCCCGCAGTACTGCGGCCACTGCACCCGCATGGACCTCGTCGGCAACTCGACCCCCGTCATCGACAAGCTGAAGTTCGCCGGCAAGCCCAACGACCGGCTCGGCGACATGATCGACTACCTCAAGCGCACCCCGTCCGTGCGGGACGTGGTCGTCTCCGGCGGCGACGTGGCCAACATGCCCTGGCCCCGCCTCGAGGCGTTCCTCATGTCGGTGCTCGAGGTGGACAACATCCGCGACATCCGGCTCGCAACCAAGGCCCTCATCGGCCTCCCCCAGCACTGGCTGCAGCCCGACGTCGTCGAGGGCGTCTCCCGCGTCGCCGCCGTCGCCCGCTCGCGCGGGGTCTCGCTCGCGATGCACACCCACGCCAACCACGCGAACTCCGTGACGCCGGTCGTCGCCGAGGCGACCAGGGCGATGCTCGACGCCGGCCTGCGCGACGTACGCAACCAGGGCGTGCTGCTGGCCGGCGTCAACGCCGAGCCGCACGCGCTCCTCGACCTCTGCTTCCGCCTGCTCGACGGCGCGCAGATCATGCCCTACTACTTCTACATGTGCGACATGATCCCGTTCTCGGAGCACTGGCGGGTCTCGCTCGCCGACGCCCAGCGGCTCCAGCACCACATCATGGGCTACCTCCCCGGCTTCGCGACGCCGCGCATCGTGTGCGACGTGCCGTTCGTCGGCAAGCGCTGGGTGCACCAGAACGCCGACTACGACACCGAGCACGGCATCTCGTTCTGGACCAAGAACTACCGCACCTCGATCGAGGCCGACGACACCGAGGCGCTCTCGCGCTACTACGAGTACTACGACCCGATCCACACCCTCCCCACCTCCGGCCAGCAGTGGTGGGAGCAGCACGGCCGCCTCGACGAGGCCTCCCTCAAGGCCGCCGAGATGGCCGAGGCGTCGCGTCGTACGGCCGCCCTCCAGGCCTGGTGA
- a CDS encoding lysine 5,6-aminomutase subunit alpha translates to MAAAGKAKSQLGIATADVRRARTLARQVGKPIVDLATLHTTVSVERATLRLAGLGGADPDGTPWVNRLTDAVRADTGLEHGVSLPVWDALRRGEGDDLLTLAQKAAAGSVTFRVPEGRDAARAASAARKAVAVGVKQIDRQRTARERMIAKVGDAPSKPWIYLIVATGDIHEDIPQAQAAAREGADIIAVIRSTGQSLLDFVPEGATREGFAGTYATQENFRLMRAALDETSKELGRYVRLTNYASGLCMPEIATLAGLERLDMMLNDSMYGILFRDINPIRTFVDQRFSRQIHARAGIIINTGEDNYLTTADAIEAAHTVTTSQLLNEYFAKEAGLEDWQLGLGHAFEIDPAVPDSFRLELAHAMLARELFPDAPLKWMPPTRHMTGDIFKGYLLDGFFNLVGAMTGQGILLVGMMTEAVVTPWISDRDLALQNVRYVMNAAGNLREDFHPSPDGFIATRAREVLGDAVGLLEQIKADTSVPGQPPLLSAIADGTFGLMKRPADKGKGLEGVARKAADYYNPATEILDGAQQ, encoded by the coding sequence ATGGCCGCCGCCGGCAAGGCAAAGAGCCAGCTCGGCATCGCCACGGCCGACGTCCGCCGCGCGCGCACGCTCGCCCGGCAGGTCGGCAAGCCCATCGTCGACCTCGCCACCCTGCACACGACGGTGTCGGTCGAGCGCGCCACGCTGCGCCTCGCCGGCCTGGGTGGCGCCGACCCCGACGGCACACCGTGGGTCAACCGCCTCACCGACGCCGTACGCGCCGACACCGGGCTCGAGCACGGGGTGAGCCTGCCGGTGTGGGACGCCCTGCGCCGGGGCGAGGGCGACGACCTGCTGACGCTCGCCCAGAAGGCGGCCGCCGGCTCGGTCACCTTCCGGGTCCCGGAGGGCCGCGACGCGGCGCGTGCCGCGAGCGCGGCGCGGAAGGCGGTCGCCGTCGGCGTCAAGCAGATCGACCGCCAGCGCACCGCGCGCGAGCGGATGATCGCGAAGGTCGGCGACGCGCCCAGCAAGCCGTGGATCTACCTCATCGTCGCCACGGGCGACATCCACGAGGACATCCCGCAGGCGCAGGCGGCGGCCCGTGAGGGCGCCGACATCATCGCCGTGATCCGCTCGACCGGGCAGTCGCTGCTCGACTTCGTGCCCGAGGGCGCCACGCGCGAGGGCTTCGCCGGCACCTATGCCACCCAGGAGAACTTCCGCCTGATGCGGGCGGCCCTCGACGAGACGTCGAAGGAGCTCGGCCGCTACGTCCGGCTCACCAACTACGCCTCCGGGCTCTGCATGCCGGAGATCGCGACGCTGGCCGGGCTCGAGCGGCTCGACATGATGCTCAACGACTCGATGTACGGGATCCTCTTCCGCGACATCAACCCGATCCGCACCTTCGTCGACCAGCGGTTCAGCCGTCAGATCCACGCGCGCGCCGGCATCATCATCAACACCGGCGAGGACAACTACCTCACCACCGCCGACGCCATCGAGGCCGCGCACACCGTCACGACCAGCCAGCTCCTCAACGAGTACTTCGCCAAGGAGGCCGGCCTCGAGGACTGGCAGCTCGGGCTGGGCCACGCCTTCGAGATCGACCCGGCCGTGCCGGACTCGTTCCGGCTCGAGCTGGCCCACGCGATGCTGGCGCGCGAGCTCTTCCCGGACGCTCCGCTCAAGTGGATGCCGCCGACGCGCCACATGACGGGTGACATCTTCAAGGGCTACCTCCTCGACGGGTTCTTCAACCTCGTCGGTGCGATGACGGGCCAGGGCATCCTCCTCGTCGGGATGATGACCGAGGCCGTCGTGACGCCGTGGATCTCCGACCGCGACCTCGCGCTCCAGAACGTCCGCTACGTCATGAACGCCGCCGGCAACCTCCGCGAGGACTTCCACCCCTCGCCCGACGGCTTCATCGCGACCCGTGCCCGTGAGGTGCTCGGCGACGCGGTCGGCCTGCTCGAGCAGATCAAGGCCGACACGAGCGTCCCCGGCCAGCCGCCGCTCCTGTCGGCGATCGCCGACGGCACCTTCGGCTTGATGAAGCGCCCTGCTGACAAGGGCAAGGGCCTCGAGGGCGTCGCCCGCAAGGCAGCCGACTACTACAACCCCGCCACCGAGATCCTGGACGGAGCGCAGCAGTGA